In a single window of the Elusimicrobiota bacterium genome:
- the rpmC gene encoding 50S ribosomal protein L29 yields the protein MADKKTTKKESAATAVKNPSELRNELRNALEKRAKLEFQHNVAPLKNPMELRHLRREIARLKTQMSRKEAAK from the coding sequence ATGGCCGACAAGAAGACGACTAAGAAGGAATCCGCCGCGACCGCGGTGAAGAACCCGAGCGAGCTCAGGAACGAGCTCCGCAACGCGCTCGAGAAGCGCGCCAAGCTCGAGTTCCAGCACAACGTCGCCCCGCTCAAGAACCCCATGGAGCTGCGCCATCTCCGCCGCGAGATCGCGCGCCTCAAGACGCAAATGTCCCGTAAGGAGGCCGCGAAGTGA
- the rplP gene encoding 50S ribosomal protein L16: MLMPKRVKYRKPHSHPRIKGPAKRGVSLAFGEFGLKALEPKWVTARQIESSRVTISRHLKKGGKLWVRIFPDKAITKHPAETRMGKGKGAPDHWAAVVRPGRILFEVGGLTSDEAKKALKMASYKLPILTKFVAREHI; this comes from the coding sequence ATGCTGATGCCCAAGCGCGTCAAGTACCGCAAGCCCCACTCTCATCCCCGCATCAAGGGACCGGCGAAGCGCGGCGTCAGCCTCGCGTTCGGCGAGTTCGGCCTGAAGGCGCTCGAGCCCAAGTGGGTCACGGCCCGCCAGATCGAGTCCTCCCGCGTCACGATCTCCCGCCACCTCAAGAAGGGCGGCAAGCTCTGGGTCCGCATCTTCCCGGACAAGGCGATCACGAAGCACCCCGCCGAGACCCGCATGGGCAAGGGCAAGGGCGCTCCCGATCATTGGGCCGCGGTCGTTCGCCCGGGCCGCATCCTGTTCGAAGTCGGCGGCTTGACCAGCGACGAGGCCAAGAAGGCCCTCAAGATGGCCTCCTACAAGCTGCCCATCCTCACGAAGTTCGTCGCCCGCGAGCACATCTAA
- a CDS encoding type Z 30S ribosomal protein S14 gives MATTAWRAKMTKAPKFSTRHRNRCQICGRPRAFYRDFGLCRMCFRKMAHQGLLPGIKKSSW, from the coding sequence ATGGCCACCACTGCATGGCGCGCGAAGATGACCAAGGCGCCCAAGTTCTCGACTCGTCATCGCAACCGCTGCCAGATCTGCGGCCGTCCTCGCGCGTTCTACCGCGACTTCGGCCTGTGCCGCATGTGCTTCCGGAAGATGGCCCATCAGGGCCTACTCCCGGGCATCAAAAAGTCCTCCTGGTGA
- the rpsQ gene encoding 30S ribosomal protein S17 — protein MTKTAAAPVAAELDLDRGSRKTLEGVVVSDKMNKTRTVRVSRSVRHPFYEKIMKKSKKFHAHDENNEAREGDVVEIASTRPMSKLKRWRIVRIVKAAPKGLAEANAK, from the coding sequence GTGACGAAGACCGCCGCCGCTCCCGTCGCCGCCGAGCTTGATCTCGACCGCGGCAGCCGCAAGACGCTCGAAGGAGTCGTCGTGTCCGACAAGATGAACAAGACCCGCACCGTCCGCGTGTCCCGTTCCGTCCGGCACCCCTTCTACGAGAAGATCATGAAGAAGTCCAAGAAGTTCCACGCGCACGACGAGAACAACGAGGCCCGCGAGGGAGACGTCGTTGAGATCGCCAGCACGCGCCCGATGTCCAAGCTCAAGCGCTGGCGCATCGTGCGCATCGTGAAGGCCGCGCCGAAGGGCCTGGCGGAGGCCAACGCCAAATGA
- the rplE gene encoding 50S ribosomal protein L5: protein MAEKTTDEKAKAAAHKAAQAAKKAGLEKQAASKAGPAFELNQDGRETEHPVPRLKTHYRENVIPSFMEKHGLKNPHEVPSLRKIVLNVGVSEARDNVQMLDNAREELALITGQWPQVRKATKSISNFKLRQGMPIGVRVTLRGDRMWEFLDRLIAVSIPRIRDFRGLEPKGFDGSGNFNLGLKEQLIFPEIKAERVPQQRGMNISFVIGGGKDDLSLDLLKDLGMPFKTAEQAAKKGNN, encoded by the coding sequence ATGGCTGAGAAAACGACAGACGAAAAGGCGAAAGCGGCGGCCCACAAGGCCGCCCAAGCCGCCAAGAAAGCGGGACTCGAGAAGCAGGCCGCCTCCAAGGCCGGCCCCGCGTTCGAGCTGAACCAGGACGGCCGCGAGACCGAGCACCCGGTCCCGCGCCTCAAGACCCACTACCGCGAGAACGTGATCCCCTCCTTCATGGAGAAGCACGGCCTCAAGAACCCGCATGAGGTCCCGAGCCTGCGCAAGATCGTCCTCAACGTCGGCGTCTCCGAAGCCCGCGACAACGTCCAGATGCTGGACAACGCGCGCGAGGAGCTGGCGCTGATCACCGGCCAGTGGCCGCAGGTCCGCAAGGCCACGAAGTCGATCTCCAACTTCAAGCTGCGCCAGGGCATGCCGATTGGCGTGCGCGTCACTTTGCGCGGCGACCGCATGTGGGAGTTCCTGGACCGCCTCATCGCGGTCTCCATCCCCCGCATCCGCGACTTCCGCGGCCTCGAGCCCAAGGGCTTCGACGGCTCCGGCAACTTCAACCTCGGCCTGAAAGAACAGCTGATCTTCCCTGAGATCAAGGCCGAGCGCGTCCCGCAGCAGCGCGGCATGAACATCTCGTTCGTGATCGGCGGCGGCAAGGACGACCTGAGCCTGGATCTCCTCAAGGATCTCGGCATGCCGTTCAAGACGGCCGAGCAAGCGGCCAAGAAGGGGAACAACTGA
- the rplN gene encoding 50S ribosomal protein L14 produces the protein MIQLRTMVNVADNSGARRLQCFHVMGGSYRRYASLGDIIVCSVVDALPNGAIKKGTVVKAVVVRVKRNLRRADGSHVSFDDNAACLIDDKNEPKGTRVFGPVARELRDKEFLKIVSLAPEVV, from the coding sequence ATGATCCAGCTTCGCACGATGGTCAACGTCGCCGACAACTCCGGCGCCCGCCGCCTGCAGTGCTTCCACGTGATGGGCGGCTCCTACCGCCGCTACGCGTCCTTGGGAGACATCATCGTCTGCTCCGTCGTGGACGCTCTCCCGAACGGCGCGATCAAGAAGGGCACCGTCGTCAAGGCCGTCGTGGTGCGCGTCAAGCGCAACCTGCGCCGCGCCGACGGCTCCCACGTCTCCTTCGACGACAACGCCGCGTGCCTGATCGACGACAAGAACGAGCCGAAGGGGACCCGCGTGTTCGGGCCCGTGGCGCGCGAGCTGCGCGACAAGGAGTTCCTGAAGATCGTTTCCTTGGCTCCCGAGGTCGTGTAA
- the rplX gene encoding 50S ribosomal protein L24: MKFKIKKKDKVVVISGKEKGKTGEVLELIAGDAFTPTRVLVSKVNMVTKHKKPTQTDPGGITKIEAPLSMSNVMLLDPKTNKPTRVRIKTAANGDKSRIAKSGETIA; the protein is encoded by the coding sequence ATGAAGTTCAAGATCAAGAAGAAGGACAAGGTCGTCGTGATCTCCGGCAAGGAGAAGGGCAAGACCGGAGAGGTGCTCGAGCTCATCGCCGGCGACGCGTTCACCCCGACCCGCGTGCTCGTCTCCAAGGTCAACATGGTGACGAAGCACAAGAAGCCGACGCAGACGGACCCCGGCGGCATCACCAAGATCGAGGCTCCTCTGTCGATGAGCAACGTCATGCTCCTCGACCCGAAGACCAACAAGCCCACCCGCGTGCGCATCAAGACCGCCGCCAACGGCGACAAGTCGCGCATCGCGAAGTCCGGCGAGACGATCGCCTAA
- the rpsC gene encoding 30S ribosomal protein S3, which translates to MGNKIHPNALRLGYIHDWQSKWFSTKDAPALIGEDFKIRNLVRKAFRMAAVSWVGIERAGSYLRVNIHTARPGVVIGKKGADIEALRKNVEAMTSRKTYVNVMEIKDPELDSRLVADSIAVQLEKRIAHRRAMRRAMERTIQSGALGIKVMISGRVNGAEISRREWQREGRVPLHTFAADVDYGTAEAMTHAGLIGVKVWIFKKQHFVKSLKELQMMAKKEAALVAAAMSIESGEQPAPAPAPEGGR; encoded by the coding sequence ATGGGCAATAAGATCCATCCGAACGCGCTCCGCCTCGGCTACATTCACGACTGGCAGTCCAAGTGGTTCTCCACGAAGGACGCCCCCGCCCTCATCGGCGAGGACTTCAAGATTCGCAACCTGGTCCGCAAGGCCTTCCGCATGGCCGCGGTCAGCTGGGTCGGCATCGAGCGCGCGGGCTCGTACCTGCGCGTCAACATCCACACGGCCCGCCCCGGCGTCGTGATCGGCAAGAAGGGCGCCGACATCGAGGCTTTGAGGAAGAACGTGGAGGCCATGACCTCTCGCAAGACCTACGTCAACGTCATGGAGATCAAGGATCCCGAGCTCGACAGCCGCCTCGTCGCGGACTCGATCGCGGTCCAGCTCGAGAAGCGCATCGCCCATCGCCGCGCCATGCGCCGCGCGATGGAGCGCACGATCCAGTCCGGAGCCCTCGGCATCAAGGTCATGATCTCCGGCCGCGTCAACGGCGCCGAGATCTCGCGCCGCGAGTGGCAGCGCGAGGGCCGCGTGCCCCTGCACACCTTCGCCGCGGACGTCGACTACGGCACCGCGGAGGCCATGACGCACGCCGGCCTCATCGGCGTGAAGGTCTGGATCTTCAAGAAGCAGCACTTCGTGAAGTCGCTGAAGGAGCTGCAGATGATGGCCAAGAAAGAGGCGGCGCTCGTCGCGGCCGCGATGTCCATCGAATCCGGCGAGCAGCCCGCGCCGGCGCCGGCTCCGGAAGGGGGACGCTGA